DNA from Limnohabitans sp.:
GCCCATCCACAAGCGCTCGCGCATGGGCTTGTCGTATTTGCCGCAAGAGGCGTCCATCTTTCGCAAGCTCTCGGTGGCCGACAACGTGCGCGCCATTTTGGAGCTGCAAACCGACGCGCAAGGCCGCGCCCTGAGCAGCGCCGATGTGGAAAAACGCCTGACCGAATTGCTAAACGATTTGCGGGTGGACCACCTGCGCGACTCGCCGTCGGTGGCCTTGTCAGGCGGTGAGCGTCGCCGCGTGGAGATTGCCCGCGCCTTGGCCACTGACCCGCGTTTCATCTTGCTGGACGAGCCCTTTGCCGGTATCGACCCGATTGCCGTGATCGAGATTCAGCGCATCATCGCCTTTCTCAAAGAGCGCGGCATTGGCGTGCTGATCACCGACCACAACGTGCGCGAGACGCTGGGCATTTGCGACCACGCCTACATCATCAGCGAAGGACGTGTATTGGCCGAAGGCACGCCCGAAGAGATCGTGGCCAACCCCGAGGTACGCCGGGTGTATCTGGGCGAACACTTCAGGATGTGATGAACACCCCACGCGTCCGCAACCTGAGCGCACAGCCATGAAACCCGGCCTGTCGCTTCGCATGTCACAGCACCTGGCGCTCACGCCCCAGTTGCAACAATCGATCCGCCTGCTGCAACTGTCCACCCTGGAGCTGTCACAAGAAGTTGACCAGATGCTGGACGACAACCCCTTTTTGGAGCGCGCCGAAGAAGAAGCGCCCGCCGAAGCGTTTGGCCTGGACCAAGCCGATGCCCACGTCAGCTTGGGCGACCGGGTGAGTGAAAGCGCCAGCACATCCAGCAGCAGCGACGACAGCCCCAGCGAAACCCGCGACGAAGCGGTGACCGACGTGGCCGAAAGTTGGGACGGCGACGGCAGCGTGGACATGCGCCCCGACGACAGCGAGTGGGGCGGCGACGCCACACCGCGCCAAAACAACGGCGAAGAAACTGCCGACGCCATCGACCTGGCCCGCAGCAGTGGCTCGCTGACCGACTTTTTGCACCGCCAGGCCTTGTCGCTGCGCCTGTCCGAACTTGACCGTGCGGCGCTGCGCTTTTTGATCGAGTCGCTGAATGAAGACGGCTACCTGACCGACACCTTGCCCGAGTTGGCCGCCAGCCTGGCAGGCACCGATGACTTTGAACAAATCGACGAACTGGTGCACCGCTTCACCGTGGCGCTGGGCTTGCTGCAATCGCTCGAACCCGTGGGCGTGGGCGCGCGCGACCTGGCCGAGTGCCTGCGCATCCAAATCAAAGCTTGGCTGAAAGACGAACCCACTCACGAAGTGGCCCAAGCGGCGCTCACCATCTGCGCCCAGCCGCTGGAAATGCTGGCCAAACGCGACTTCAAACGCTTGGCGGTGGCCTGCGGCCTGAGCGAAACCGTGGTCAAAGCCGCCATTCCCTTCATTGCCCGGCTCGAACCCAAGCCCGGGCGTCCCTTTGCGCTGGCCGAGCAAAACATCATCATCCCCGATGTGCTGGTGGTGAACACCAGCAAGACGGGCACAGCCAGGTTCCGCATCCTGCTCAACCCCGATGTGATGCCTAAGCTGCGCGTGCATGACATTTACGCCAACGCCCTGCGCGGTGGCAAGGGCGACAACCACGCGGGTTTACAGCAGCGCCTGCAGGAAGCGCGCTGGTTCATCAAGAACATCCAGCAGCGCTTTGACACCATTTTGCGCGTGTCCACCGCCATCGTGGAGCGGCAGAAAAACTTTTTCACGCACGGCGCGCTGGCCATGCGCCCACTGGTGCTGCGCGAAATCGCCGACGAGCTGGGCATGCACGAGTCGACCATCAGCCGTGTGACCACGGCCAAGTACATGGCCACGCCGCAAGGCACTTTTGAGCTGAAGTATTTCTTTGGCTCAGGCTTGGGCACCGACAGCGGCAGCGCCGCATCGAGCACCGCCGTGCGGGCGCTCATCAAACAATTTGTGGCCGCTGAAAAACCCGCCAAACCGCTGTCTGACAACCAGATATCCGAGATGCTGAAAGAGCAAGGCATCGACTGCGCCCGCCGCACGGTGGCCAAGTACCGCGAAGCCCTGAAGATCGCCCCTGCCAACCTGCGCAAAACCCTGTGAAAGTATTTGAGTGAATTCATTGAACCTGTTCATGCCCTGCGCCGCTGGCGTGGAGGGCTTTTTGGCCGACGAAGTGCACGCCATCACCGGACTCACAGGCCACGACCTGATGACGGGCCGCGGCGGCGTGATGGCCCGCGCCTCGTGGCGCGATGCGATGCGCATCAACCTGCACAGCCGCTTGACCCAACGCGTGCTGGTGCAGTTGTCGGTCACCGATTACCGCAACGAAAACGACCTGTACAACGCCGCCAGCGAAGTGGCTTGGGAAATCTGGTTCACGCCCAAGCAGACCTTCAAGATCGACATCACCGCGCAGCACAGCCCGCTGACCAGCCTGAACTTTGCGGCCCTCAAGATCAAAGACGCGGTGGCCGACCGCTTTCGCGCCAAGCGCGGCGAGCGCCCCAACGTGGACACCACTTGGCCCGACGTGCGCATTTATGCCCACCTGACGCCCGAAACGGCCACGCTCTACATCGACACCTCGGGCGAACCTCTGTTTAAGCGCGGCTGGCGCACCGACAAGGGCGACGCGCCTTTGAAGGAAACCCTGGCCGCCGCCATGATCGCCGCCAGTGGATGGGACACCACGGTTCCACTTTATGACCCCTGCTGCGGCAGCGGCACCATCCCGATCGAAGCGGCCCAAATCGCCTGCGGCATCGCCCCTGGTTTGCAGCGGCGCTTTGGTTTCGAGAAACTGCTGCCCTTCCAGAACCACGTCTGGCAAGGCCTGATCGAAGAAGCCCGCGACCTGGAACACGAACCCACCGCGCCCGTCTTTGGCAGCGATGTGGCGTTCCGCATGGTCGACTTTGCCGAGCGCAACGCCGAACGCGCAGGTGTGTCGGGTGTGATCGAATTCCGGGGTGGCGACGCGCTGCAACGCATGCCACCCAGCGAAACACCTGGCGTGATGCTGCTCAACCCGCCTTATGGCGAACGCATTGCGGCGGCCGGTGTCGCGGGGCGGGGGCGTGACAGCTTCCAACCCGGGGCATTGTCTGAAGCACGTTCCAGCTCCCGTGCAGCCGACCAAAGCCACCACCGCGAAACCGCCCAAACCCAAGACGGCGACGACAGCGTGGACTTCTTTGCCCAACTGGCCAGCCACTGGAAGAAAAACTACAGCGGCTGGAGCGCCTGGATGCTCACGCCCGACCTGAAGCTGCCCAGCAAGATGCGCCTCAAAGAATCGCGCCGCGTGCCCATGTGGAACGGCCCCATCGAATGCCGCTTATTCCGCTTTGACATGATCAAAGGCAGCTTGAAGCGCAATGCAGCCCCCAACGCCGACGCACCGGGGGCTGACGAAACGCCTGCGTCATGAGCGCAGCCGCAGATGCGCAAGCCCCAGTGCGGCGCGTGCTGGACACCAACATCGTGCTCGACCTGTGGGTGTTTGACGAACCCAAGGCGACCGACTTGCGCCACAGTGTCGAGACCGGGAACACGACCTGGATCGCCACCGCCGCCATGCGCGAAGAGCTGGCCCGCGTGCTGGCCTACCCGCAAATCGCCAAGCGCTTGACCGCCCGCGCCTTGCCCGCCGACACGGTGCTGGGCCACTTTGACCGCTGGGCCCAACTGCAGCCCGACGCACCCAAAGCCCCTTACGCCTGCAAAGACGCCGACGACCAGAAATTCATTGACCTTGCCGTGCAGCATACCGCCGCCCTGCACAGCAAAGACGCTCAAGTGCTGTGCATGAAAAAGCGCCTGGAGCGCTGCGGCGTAGCCTTGAACCCGGTCGATCAACGCTCTCCAAACACGGTTGTTTGACCCAAGCATGCATGTGTGCATAAAATGCACACATGCCTACCCCAAAACTTTACAACTGGAATTTTGAAAAAAATCAGTTGTTGCTCAAAGAACGAGGCATTTCTTTTGAGCGAATTGTTTTTGAAATCAGCCTTGGCAATGAACTGGACGTGGTGTTCCACCCTAACCAGGACAAATATCCCGGACAAATGATTTCCATGGTGGAGGTCGATGGCTCTGTCTACGCCGTCCCTTTCATTGAATCAGACACCGAGATTTTTCTCAAAACCATCATCCCCAGCCGCAAGGCCACCAAACAATACAGGAGTCAGTCATGACCAAAAAGCCAATTTATGACGACGAAGAACTGGACATCTTGCAGGCATTGGAGGCGGGTACCCTCAAGCCCGTTGGTGACGCGAACACACGCCGCAAAGCACACCAGGCCACAGCCGAAAGCACGCTGAAAAAAGACCAGCGCCTGAACATTCGCATTTCAAGCCGCGACCTGAAAAGCCTGCAAGCGCGTGCGGTGGAAGAAGGTATCCCCTACCAAACCCTGGCCGCCAGCTTGCTCCACAAATACGTCAACGGACACTTGGTCAACCAACGGTAAGGGGGCTGAAGCCACCCACCTACAATCCCCGCCTGACCTCAGGAACACACCATGAACCCGACCGCTGGCTTGGAAGCCGAAGACTTTGACACCCTGGACAACATCCTGGACGACCTGCGCGAGCGGTTTGAAGAAACCCCGCAATGGGAGTTTTGCGAGGGTTTCATGGCCGCGCTGGTGTGCTGCCGCCGCGCCATTCCCGACAGCGAGTGGCTGCCCATGCTGCTGGGCGTGGACGAGGGTGACACCCCCGACCCAGAAAGCGGCAGCTTTGCCGACGACGCCCAGCGCCAGCAATTCATGGATTTGTGGCAGCGCCGCTTTGACGAAATCAAGCTGGCCCTGGACACCCCGGTGGAAGCGCTGGACGACGACAACGCTTACGCACCCGAAGTGATGGACGTGCGCGGGGCCATTGCCTCGTTGCCGCCCGAAGAACGCGCAGAAATCGACGACAGCGAAATCCCTTCGTTTGCCCAAGTCTGGGCACTGGGCTTCATGTTCGCCGTGGAAAACTGGCCGGACGAATGGGCGGCCCCAAAAGACAAAGACGCCAACAAATGGCACGACCTGTCGCTCGAAGCCGTCGTGGCCTTGACCGAAGACGACACCGACGTGCCCACCTTGTCTGCATTGTCAGAAGACGGCCCACCCAGCGTGAGCGAAGAACGCCTGAACGCGTATGGCGAAGCGCTGTGGGCCATTTATGACTTGCGCGAGATCTGGCGCAACATTGGCCCCCGCGTGGCGCAAGTCATCAAGCAAGCCACCCCAGGGCGCAATGACGCTTGCAGCTGCGGGAGCGGGAAGAAATACAAGAAGTGTTGCGGGGCTTGAGCCCGCAGCAGTAAGCCGTCAAACCATCCACTGGGCCAGCGTTTGGCTGGTGGCTTCGGGCAGTTCTTCGGGGATGAAGTGGCCCGAGGGCATGACCTGACCCGCCACATGGCCCGCGCATTGCGCTTGCCACAACTCAACAGGCTTAAACATGCGGTTGACCACGCCCCGATGGCCCCACAAGACCAACGTGTCGCAGGCGATTTTGTCGCCCCTGGCTCGGCCTTCACGGTCGTGTTGCAGGTCGATGCCCGCGCTGGCGCGGTAGTCTTCGGCGGCGCAGTGGATGGCGGCTGACCAACCCCGCTCGTTCAGGGCAGGGTTACAAAAGGTGCGCTCGTATTCGGCCAAGGCTTCGGGCTCGATGTATGCCAAGCCCTGACTGCCCCAGCCGCCCAGCTTGGCGTGCAGATAGGCCTTGGGGTTGCCGCCGATCATGAACTCCGGCAAGGGCGCGGGTTGTGTCAGGTGGAACCAGTGGTAATACGCTTGGGCAAATGCAAAGTAGGGGTCAACCACCGGGCCGGACACTTCGTTTGTTTTGCCCGGCAATGTCCCCCAGTGCCCGCTGTACATGTCGAGCGTCGGCGCGATGTCGATCACGCAAAGTTTCTTGACGCGGGCGGTATGGTCCAAAGCCAAGCGATGCGCCACGCGCCCACCCCGGTCGTGGCCACACAAAAAGAAGTCGCCCACACCCAGCGCATCGAGCAAACCCACCACCTCTTGCGCCATGGCGCGTTTGCTGTAGTGCAGGTGCCGCACATCGCCCACGGCATGTGACGAATCGCCATAGCCACGCAGGTCCGGCATGACCAAGCGATAACGGCCGCGCAAGTTTTGCGCGACGCGGTGCCACATGACATGGGTTTGCGGAAAGCCGTGCAGCAACACCAGCACCGGCAAATGGGCTTGCGCCGTCCAATCGGTCGACTGCCGATAGGCAACGAGATGCCCCGCCACCGTCCGTGTTTGCCGATCAAAACCGTCAAACCAGGCCATCAGTCGACCTTGGCGCCCGAGGCTTTGACGACCTCGGCCCATTTCTTGTGCTCGGCTTCAATCAGCGCGGCAAACTGTGCAGGTGTGTTGCCGCTCGGAATCGCGCCCAGCGTAGCCAAGCGCTCTTTCATGGCAGGTGAGGCCAAGGACTTGGCCACCTCTTGCTGGATGCGACTGACCACATCGGGGGGCGTGCCAGCAGGCGCCAACAAACCAAACCAGCTGCTGGCCTCAAAGCCCTTGAGCCCTGCGGCTTCTTCCACGGTCGGCAAGTCAGGCAAAGCGGCCGAGCGCTGAGCGCTGGTCACGGCCAGGGCTTTGAGCTTGCCCGCCTTGATGAGCTGCATGGCCGATGGCAGGTTGTCGAACATCACGTCCATGCTGCCGCCCGCCAAGTCCAGCAAGGCCGGGCCGGACCCACGGTAAGGGATGTGCGCCATGAACGTGCCCGTTTTCGACTTGAACAACTCACCCGCCAAATGAATGGAAGTGCCGTTGCCGCTGGACGCCATGTTCAGTTTGCCGGGGTTGGCTTTGGCGTACTTGATGAAATCGTTGACGGTATTGATCTTGTTGGCGGCAGCCTTGTCGGTGTTGACCACCATCACATTGGGCACGCCAGCGACCAGCGTGATTGGCGCAAAGTCTTTGAACGGGTCATAGGGCAACTTGGCGTACAAGGCACGGTTGATGCCGTGGGTACCGACCGTGCCCATGAGCAGGGTGTAACCGTCACCCGCAGACTTGGCCACTTGCTCAGTCCCCAGGTTGCCACCTGCACCGCCCTTGTTTTCAATCACGAATTGCTGGCCAAAGGCTTTGGCCAAATCGGGGGCGATCGCACGAGCCAGAATGTCAGTGGTGCCGCCGGGTGCAAAGGGCACAACAATTTTGACGGGCTTATTGGGCCAAGCGGTTTGCGCCCAAGCGGTGGGGGCCAGCGCAAACAACAACGCTGCGGCGATACCCCAAACGGGACGGCGCGTGAAGGAATGCGACAAGTGAAGCGTGTACTGAACCATGTTTGTCTCCTTGCAGAACATCAAACCATCATGCCACTCGTCTGCAAAAACACTGTCACTCAGGCGAAGAAAGGGGCTGCTTTAAGGGTTTGTCAGGAGCTTTTGCAACTGCAGTTTGAGCACTTTTTCCCAGCGCTCCTCGGCCACGCCGACCACGCCGACCACGGCGCTCTCGGCCACACCCGGCAAAGTCACCCGCTGGTTTTCGATTTCGGCTGGATAGATTTTTTCACCGCCCGAGATGACCATGTCTTTGCTGCGGCCCACGATGCTGATGCAGCCGTCTTGCAGGCCCAGGCCACTTTGTCCTTGTTTTTGCCCTTGCGCGCTCCAGTAGCCGCGCATCAGGTTGTCGGCGCGTATGCATGTTGCCGCCGACATATGATCAACCCATGCACCAAGCCGCCCCATCTCACATCAAAGCGCTGAGTCCAGAGTTTGAAACACCGCATTTCAAGCAAGCACTCTCGCGCTTTGCCACGGGTGTGACCGTCATCACCACTTTCGCACCGGGTGCACACAAGGGCGATTCAGCCAGCAGCAGCTTTGTGGGCATTACAGCCAGTTCATTCAACTCGGTGTCGCTCACACCGCCGCTGGTGCTGTGGAGCCTGGGGCAAGGCGCCAGCAGCGCACCGCTGTTCCATGCGGGCACGCATTACGTGGTGAACGTGCTGGCCGCCGATCAGCTGGAGGTGTGCAACCGTTTTGCCTTCGGCAAGGGCGACCGCTTTGCCGACACCGCTTACACGCTGGGCGAGTCGGGCTTGCCCATTTTGGATGGCGCGCTGGCCTGGTTCGAATGCCACAACCGCAGCCGCCACGAAGAAGGCGACCATGTGATTTTTGTGGGCGAGGTGGAGCGCTGCGGTTTCAGTGATGGCTCGGCCCCACTCGTCTACCAGGGCGGTCAGTTCAGCACCACTACGCCTCTAGCATGAGCAACCCGGCAGGCTTTGTCGACGACTACCTGGCCTATTTGTTGGCACGCGCCAGCCATTTGATTTCGAGCGAATTCCACGCCGTGGTCGAAGCCAGTGGCCTCTCCCTGATGGAGTGGCGTGTCATGGCCAGCCTGTCGGGCAAAGACGCACTGAGCGTGGGCGAGCTGGCCGACATCGTGCTGGCCAAGCAACCCACTGTGACCAAGCTGGTGGGCCGCATGGCAGAAGCCGGGTGGGTCCAACGCGTTGACGCCACGCACGACAAGCGCCAGTCACTGGTGAGCCTCACCGCAGCAGGTCAGCGCAAGGTCAAGCCCTTGCTGGCGCAAGCGCGGGTGCATGAGACGCAGGTCATGGCCGAGATCGGATTAGCCGAAGTCGCGCAATTAAAAAAGGTGTTGGAGCGGATGATTGCAGTGCGCGGATAAGCGCCGATCAGAGGCGTGAAGCGGCCCTCAGTTCACTGATCAAAAAGCGAAGTGGCGTCTGGTTTTTACCGGCATTTGGGGACGCACTCAATGTCGCATACAAAGCCGCACAATTTCTCGCATGATTTGAAAATTTCCTTTGTGCGACATATACTTACGAATCATGTCAAAGTCGCAAAAATTCCAACTCTATGACCATCCCACCCAGATGGAACCGCTGCTTCCGTCTGAACACCGTTTGGGCCCACTGCTGGAGCGTGCTCACGACCTGATCCGCCATGCCGACCGCCTGGCAAGTTGGTGCCCCACCGGTGCACTGCCAAGCCTGCGCCAGATGCTGCGCGCCATGAATTCTTATTACTCCAACCGGATTGAAGGGCAACACACCCTCCCCTTGGAAATAGAGCAAGCCCTGCGCAACGACTATGCACTGGATGCCGACAAAGCCCGCCGCCAGCGTCTGGCGCTCAGCCACATGGCCACAGAGAACCAACTTGAATGCCTGTGGCCGCAATGGACCAACGCGCAAGTCTGGTCGCCACAAACTGTTCAAGACATCCATCAGGACCTGTTTGCCCGCCTGACCGATCAAGACCGAATTCAACACAAGGGCGCAGACATTCAAGTGCTGATTCCCGGAGCCATGCGAACCGCACAAGTGAGTGTGGGTCGGCACGCAGCACCTGATGCTGCGGCATTGCCTGCCTTCATGGATCGGTGGTCCAAGGTATATGGACAAGTGCGACGTGGCGAAATGCAAATCTTGGCGATGGCGGCAGCGCACCAACGTCTGGCGTGGATTCACCCTTTTCTGGATGGCAATGGACGCGTCGCCCGCTTGCACAGCCATCTGGTGCTCGGCCACATGGGCCTGACCAATGGGCTGTGGTCCCCTTTGCGCGGCTTTGCACGCACTCAAGAGACCTACTACGCACGCCTGGCCGCCGCAGACGAGCCCCGTGCAGGGGATCTGGATGGCCGTGGCAACCTGAGCGAATCTGCCCTGATCGCGTGGATGGATTACGTGTTGGACGTTTGCTCCGACCAAGTGGCTTTCATGCGGGAATTGCTCAGCCTGGAGGACATGAAAGGCCGCATGGCCGCCTGCCTGGCGTATGAAGAGCAAGTGGTCGGCGGGGGCGTGCGAAGCACATCGCTTCGGGCTTTGCACTACCTGTTCGCCGCACAAACCGAACTGGACCGCGCCGACTTCAAGGCCATGCTGGGTTTGGGTGATCGGCTGGCCACCGCTCAGGTGTCGGCCTTGCTCAAACGCGGCCTGCTGGAATCGGACAGCCCCTACGGCAAGGTCCGCTTGGGCGTGCCCCAACACGCTCTGCGCTTTTACTTCCCAAGACTTTGGCCTGAGGCCGAAGCTTGAGCATCCACGAACTGGCCAGCATCGTGCTGGCCAAAGAGCCCACCGTGACCAAGCTGGTAAGCGCATCCCCTGATGGCCAGAAGCTGGCATCCTGGGTGGGTATGTGTCCTGGCAACAATGAGTCAGCAGGCAAGCGCAAAAGTGGTCGCATTCGCAAGGGCAACGCTTGGGTTAGACGCCTGCTGTGCGAGTTTGCGCAGGCTGCGGGCAACAAGTCGCTGTGCACTCAAAGACAAGTTCCAAGCGCTCAGCGTACGCAAAGGGCACAAGCGATCCATCGTGGCGCTGGCGCACAAGATGCTGCGCACGATCTACGCGATGCTGAGCAAGAACACCCACTACGTGGACAAAACCGTGGACTACGAGGCGCTGATGGTGGCGCGTCATGCGCCGCGGTGGCTGCAGATGCTGGTCAAGCACGGGTTCGTTCCAGCACCGGTCTGATCTGATCTGATCTGATCTGCGATGAGTTTGTCTTTGCAATCGGCCGTAGCTGGGCCAGGTCTCAGCTCGTTCGCAGGGACGTTTCTTTCACGTTAAGTCGACGCGGCCAGTTCTTCGACCACTCGGGCAAGCCAATCTCCGGCTGCACTACCCAAAGCTCTTCGATGCCTTCCCACAACCACATTGAAACTCAGGGAAGACATGTCTATATCCATCACCTGAAAACCTCCAGCAGCGGCAATGGCCGAGGGTATGAATGCCAATGTGTCGTTCACGCGCATAAACGCCTGCAGAGACGTGTAGCAGGGCAGAGTGGCAATCACGGTGCGACTAACCTTCTGGGTGCCAAGGAAATCATCCAAGCGGCTGCCCAAATTGCCTACGCCGCTGGCGAAATCCACATGAGGATGGGAAGACACATCTCCCAGCTCCTGTATCTGCCGATAGAGGATCGAACCTTCCCGGGTAACACAGCAGTAATGATCGCGTCGCAGTGTCTTTCGTACCAGTCCTGAATCGACGTAGTCAGAAAAACCAATCACCAGATCAGCCTCCCCTTGCGCTAGCATTTTGGCATGCTGAGTGGGATTGAAGTCAATGACTTCAAGCTTCACCCCGGCTGCGCGTTCGCGCATGAGCAGCGAGAGCGACGGGATGATAGACAGTTGTGCATATTCATTTGCGATGACCCTGAACACGTAATCGCTCGTTACAGGATCGAATGGGAATGAATTGAAGATGCCGTCGACCTCTTCAATTATTTTCTCGAATTTTGCCGCTAGTTCATACGCGTAGTCGGTTGGCTGTAGGCCTGCGCTCTGGCGCAGGAAAAGCTCATAGGGAAAGACTTCACGCATGCGCTTGAGGCAATTGCTGACCGCCTGTTGCGATATCTCAAGTCGCTCTGCAACGCGAGAAACGTTTTTCTCGCGCACGAGATGCAGCAAAACCCGCATGTACCTAACATCGATTCTTTCGGTCACTGGGGTTGTATCTCATACAAGTCAATCGTGATTGTTATTGTATCAGTGCGTGCCTAAAGTATCGCTTCCCAAGCATTTAACCAGGAATTCTATGAAAACCGTCATTTTGATTGGCGCCCAAGGGCGCATGGGTCAAGCCGCTATGGCAGGCCTCAAGAAGCACAATGTCATCACCGCCAGTCGCTCAGGCACAGGCTGCGACCACAAGGTCGATATCACCAGCAAGGCGTCGATCAGGGCGTTGTTCGAAAAAGTCGGGTCGTTCGATGCCGTCGTCAATACAGTTGGCTACTGCGAATACGCCAACTTCAGCGAAATGACCGACGAGCAGTGGGACGCAACCATCCAGAGCAAGATGCTCGGCCAGATCAATCTGGTCAATGTGGGTCTGAGCTACATCAAAGACGGCGGTTCATTTACGCTGATTTCGGGCATTCTCAATGTCAAACCCATTCCTATGGCCATCGCGGACGCAACCACGAGCGGCGCGATCGACACCTTCGTACAGTGCGTAGCGCACGAACTTCCACGCCAGGTTCGCATCAACGTGGTCAACCCCACAGTTCTCGAGGAGGCATGGGATGTATACGGGGAGATGATGCCAGGTTTCCAACCTGTCCCCAGCGCGCTGGTAGGTAAAGCGTTCGAGCGTTCGGTCGATGGCTTCATCACCGGCAAGGTGATATTCGTCGACGCCTGACAAAGCGCCCTCGCTTTATTGATGGCTGGTCAAGGCATTTCAATCCCGAGATCTTCATCCACGAGTTGCAACTGAGCCTGGGAACTGCACCTGTCCGCGTATCAATGTCTTTGTCGCACCGCCGATCCAGATGCCATCAGCCATGGTCGAAACGCGAATCCGGCAGGGACGATCCAGAGCAGTGCCTTGGCTGAACGTGTAGGAGCTGGGTGCTTGACCGGTCTGTGCGAACCACTGGGCAATGCCCGCTGCAAGACTGCCCGTTGCCGGATCCTCGGGCAAGCTGTCGCCTGCGATGAACGCGCGGAGTTCGAAGTCGACCTCGCCGTCGCACGGCGGACTGCGCCACGGTGCCAAAACGCCGATGGCCAGTCCATCAAGTTGAGCGAAATCGGGTTTCAGGGCCAGCAACTTGTCGCGATCATCGATCATCAGGGCGAGCCAACCAGCACCGTTGTCCACCCATTGGGCAGACACCAGGCGCGCCCCGACAGCCTGAAGTCTCAACCCGGAAGACACCCGTTCCAGCAACGACGCGTCAATGAGCCCAGACCTGATGAGAGGCGGGGCTCTGAAGGCAAG
Protein-coding regions in this window:
- a CDS encoding flavin reductase family protein, which codes for MHQAAPSHIKALSPEFETPHFKQALSRFATGVTVITTFAPGAHKGDSASSSFVGITASSFNSVSLTPPLVLWSLGQGASSAPLFHAGTHYVVNVLAADQLEVCNRFAFGKGDRFADTAYTLGESGLPILDGALAWFECHNRSRHEEGDHVIFVGEVERCGFSDGSAPLVYQGGQFSTTTPLA
- a CDS encoding alpha/beta hydrolase, coding for MAWFDGFDRQTRTVAGHLVAYRQSTDWTAQAHLPVLVLLHGFPQTHVMWHRVAQNLRGRYRLVMPDLRGYGDSSHAVGDVRHLHYSKRAMAQEVVGLLDALGVGDFFLCGHDRGGRVAHRLALDHTARVKKLCVIDIAPTLDMYSGHWGTLPGKTNEVSGPVVDPYFAFAQAYYHWFHLTQPAPLPEFMIGGNPKAYLHAKLGGWGSQGLAYIEPEALAEYERTFCNPALNERGWSAAIHCAAEDYRASAGIDLQHDREGRARGDKIACDTLVLWGHRGVVNRMFKPVELWQAQCAGHVAGQVMPSGHFIPEELPEATSQTLAQWMV
- the lptB gene encoding LPS export ABC transporter ATP-binding protein — translated: MIQTEDNSRLQARHLKKAYGSRKVVHDVSVQVDKGEVVGLLGPNGAGKTTSFYMIVGLVRADGGQILIDGEDVTRMPIHKRSRMGLSYLPQEASIFRKLSVADNVRAILELQTDAQGRALSSADVEKRLTELLNDLRVDHLRDSPSVALSGGERRRVEIARALATDPRFILLDEPFAGIDPIAVIEIQRIIAFLKERGIGVLITDHNVRETLGICDHAYIISEGRVLAEGTPEEIVANPEVRRVYLGEHFRM
- a CDS encoding BrnT family toxin, with amino-acid sequence MPTPKLYNWNFEKNQLLLKERGISFERIVFEISLGNELDVVFHPNQDKYPGQMISMVEVDGSVYAVPFIESDTEIFLKTIIPSRKATKQYRSQS
- a CDS encoding tripartite tricarboxylate transporter substrate binding protein, translated to MVQYTLHLSHSFTRRPVWGIAAALLFALAPTAWAQTAWPNKPVKIVVPFAPGGTTDILARAIAPDLAKAFGQQFVIENKGGAGGNLGTEQVAKSAGDGYTLLMGTVGTHGINRALYAKLPYDPFKDFAPITLVAGVPNVMVVNTDKAAANKINTVNDFIKYAKANPGKLNMASSGNGTSIHLAGELFKSKTGTFMAHIPYRGSGPALLDLAGGSMDVMFDNLPSAMQLIKAGKLKALAVTSAQRSAALPDLPTVEEAAGLKGFEASSWFGLLAPAGTPPDVVSRIQQEVAKSLASPAMKERLATLGAIPSGNTPAQFAALIEAEHKKWAEVVKASGAKVD
- a CDS encoding RNA polymerase factor sigma-54; the encoded protein is MKPGLSLRMSQHLALTPQLQQSIRLLQLSTLELSQEVDQMLDDNPFLERAEEEAPAEAFGLDQADAHVSLGDRVSESASTSSSSDDSPSETRDEAVTDVAESWDGDGSVDMRPDDSEWGGDATPRQNNGEETADAIDLARSSGSLTDFLHRQALSLRLSELDRAALRFLIESLNEDGYLTDTLPELAASLAGTDDFEQIDELVHRFTVALGLLQSLEPVGVGARDLAECLRIQIKAWLKDEPTHEVAQAALTICAQPLEMLAKRDFKRLAVACGLSETVVKAAIPFIARLEPKPGRPFALAEQNIIIPDVLVVNTSKTGTARFRILLNPDVMPKLRVHDIYANALRGGKGDNHAGLQQRLQEARWFIKNIQQRFDTILRVSTAIVERQKNFFTHGALAMRPLVLREIADELGMHESTISRVTTAKYMATPQGTFELKYFFGSGLGTDSGSAASSTAVRALIKQFVAAEKPAKPLSDNQISEMLKEQGIDCARRTVAKYREALKIAPANLRKTL
- a CDS encoding THUMP domain-containing protein — its product is MNSLNLFMPCAAGVEGFLADEVHAITGLTGHDLMTGRGGVMARASWRDAMRINLHSRLTQRVLVQLSVTDYRNENDLYNAASEVAWEIWFTPKQTFKIDITAQHSPLTSLNFAALKIKDAVADRFRAKRGERPNVDTTWPDVRIYAHLTPETATLYIDTSGEPLFKRGWRTDKGDAPLKETLAAAMIAASGWDTTVPLYDPCCGSGTIPIEAAQIACGIAPGLQRRFGFEKLLPFQNHVWQGLIEEARDLEHEPTAPVFGSDVAFRMVDFAERNAERAGVSGVIEFRGGDALQRMPPSETPGVMLLNPPYGERIAAAGVAGRGRDSFQPGALSEARSSSRAADQSHHRETAQTQDGDDSVDFFAQLASHWKKNYSGWSAWMLTPDLKLPSKMRLKESRRVPMWNGPIECRLFRFDMIKGSLKRNAAPNADAPGADETPAS
- a CDS encoding UPF0149 family protein; its protein translation is MNPTAGLEAEDFDTLDNILDDLRERFEETPQWEFCEGFMAALVCCRRAIPDSEWLPMLLGVDEGDTPDPESGSFADDAQRQQFMDLWQRRFDEIKLALDTPVEALDDDNAYAPEVMDVRGAIASLPPEERAEIDDSEIPSFAQVWALGFMFAVENWPDEWAAPKDKDANKWHDLSLEAVVALTEDDTDVPTLSALSEDGPPSVSEERLNAYGEALWAIYDLREIWRNIGPRVAQVIKQATPGRNDACSCGSGKKYKKCCGA
- a CDS encoding putative toxin-antitoxin system toxin component, PIN family is translated as MSAAADAQAPVRRVLDTNIVLDLWVFDEPKATDLRHSVETGNTTWIATAAMREELARVLAYPQIAKRLTARALPADTVLGHFDRWAQLQPDAPKAPYACKDADDQKFIDLAVQHTAALHSKDAQVLCMKKRLERCGVALNPVDQRSPNTVV